A stretch of Paludisphaera borealis DNA encodes these proteins:
- the lptE gene encoding LPS assembly lipoprotein LptE: MFGRFPRSLIARRGRWAVLRACLVLALAASGGCGYSFRAPFDKSVRTVFVPMFKTQAFIRDVEKDLTRQVQQEITRRTPYKLVHRIEEADTVLTGTINFVDKNIIVEAPTNLPRQLTRTINVSVNWVHNPPTDLEKKRQPTIVSETLNFVPEVGETSLTATTKVNASLAAQIVDMMEQPWFIEEDLK; encoded by the coding sequence ATGTTCGGTCGATTTCCCCGATCCTTAATAGCACGACGCGGCCGATGGGCCGTTCTCAGGGCTTGCCTGGTGCTCGCCTTGGCGGCGTCGGGCGGCTGCGGCTACTCGTTCCGTGCGCCGTTCGACAAGAGTGTCCGGACGGTGTTCGTGCCGATGTTCAAGACGCAGGCGTTCATCCGCGACGTCGAGAAGGACCTGACCCGGCAGGTGCAGCAGGAGATCACCCGGCGCACGCCCTACAAGCTGGTGCACCGCATTGAAGAAGCCGACACCGTGCTGACCGGCACGATCAACTTCGTGGACAAGAACATCATCGTCGAAGCTCCGACGAACCTGCCTCGGCAGCTCACCCGGACGATCAACGTCAGCGTCAACTGGGTGCACAACCCGCCGACCGACCTCGAAAAGAAGCGGCAGCCGACGATCGTCTCGGAAACGCTGAATTTCGTCCCTGAAGTCGGCGAGACGTCGCTCACGGCGACGACCAAGGTGAATGCGAGCCTCGCCGCTCAGATTGTCGATATGATGGAACAACCGTGGTTCATCGAGGAAGACCTCAAGTAG
- a CDS encoding glyoxalase superfamily protein, which produces MSDFHFEAVPILRIFDIEKAKEFYVGFLGFKVEWEHRYEPTMPVYMQITRDGLTLHLSEHHGDCCPGSTVYVRAKGLDAYHAEITSKGYPYMRPGVEETPWNTRELMVIDPFGNRLRFGEPKSAETKPA; this is translated from the coding sequence ATGTCTGATTTCCACTTTGAAGCCGTGCCGATCCTGCGGATCTTCGACATCGAAAAAGCCAAGGAGTTCTATGTTGGCTTCTTGGGATTCAAGGTCGAGTGGGAGCATCGCTACGAGCCGACGATGCCGGTGTACATGCAGATCACCCGCGACGGGTTGACGCTCCACCTCAGCGAGCATCACGGCGACTGCTGCCCGGGATCGACCGTCTACGTGCGTGCGAAGGGGCTCGACGCCTATCACGCCGAGATCACATCCAAGGGCTATCCGTACATGAGGCCGGGCGTCGAGGAGACGCCGTGGAACACGCGCGAGCTGATGGTCATCGACCCGTTCGGCAACCGGCTCCGATTCGGCGAACCCAAGTCGGCCGAGACCAAGCCGGCGTGA
- the folP gene encoding dihydropteroate synthase, which yields MFRRWEARGRLIADGSVPKVMGIVNVTPDSFSDGGRWFSTDAAVAHGLKLVEDGADLLDVGGESTRPGAEIVSIDDELERVVPVIERLARETGVPISIDTTKPEVARQAVLAGASIVNDVSALREPGMVEVVSSTGAAVVLMHMQGTPQTMQDDPRYDDVVAEVRAYLVERIAWCEARGIPRSRIAVDPGIGFGKSFEHNMALLRNLDQFANLNSILLIGISRKGLLKKITGRGMAQRSTSSVVCSLAGCRQGARVVRVHDVGPMVDAIRVWNDVIGWESNDG from the coding sequence ATGTTTCGCCGCTGGGAGGCCCGTGGCCGACTGATCGCGGACGGCTCCGTCCCGAAGGTCATGGGGATCGTCAACGTCACGCCCGACAGCTTTTCCGACGGTGGTCGGTGGTTCTCGACCGATGCCGCCGTGGCCCATGGGCTGAAGCTCGTCGAGGACGGTGCCGACCTGCTCGACGTCGGGGGTGAATCGACCCGCCCGGGCGCCGAGATCGTCTCGATCGACGACGAGCTGGAGCGCGTCGTCCCCGTGATCGAGCGATTGGCCCGGGAGACGGGCGTACCGATCTCGATCGACACGACCAAGCCCGAAGTCGCGCGCCAGGCCGTGCTCGCGGGGGCGTCGATCGTCAACGACGTCTCGGCCTTGCGCGAACCCGGCATGGTCGAGGTTGTGTCCAGCACCGGCGCGGCGGTTGTGCTGATGCACATGCAAGGGACGCCCCAGACCATGCAAGACGATCCTCGGTACGACGACGTCGTCGCCGAGGTCCGCGCCTACCTGGTCGAGCGGATCGCCTGGTGCGAGGCCCGGGGGATTCCCCGGTCGCGGATCGCCGTCGACCCGGGGATCGGCTTCGGCAAGAGCTTCGAGCACAACATGGCGCTCTTGCGGAACCTCGATCAGTTTGCCAACCTGAATTCGATCCTGTTGATCGGGATCTCACGCAAGGGGTTGCTCAAGAAGATCACCGGACGCGGCATGGCCCAGCGCAGCACCAGCTCGGTCGTCTGCTCACTGGCCGGCTGCCGGCAAGGGGCGCGCGTGGTCCGGGTTCACGACGTCGGCCCCATGGTCGACGCGATCCGCGTCTGGAACGACGTTATCGGTTGGGAGTCGAATGATGGCTGA
- a CDS encoding tetratricopeptide repeat protein, with translation MRTTPRNLAPRRDSSPSNARRFVLRAAALRSLGALAVVGGLSGCQSFSVPLAQWRSSYDSGLAKKLTKDELAGAKSEKIADSNSLLERWLRPIGARSLKSDSSGDDAKRNPSTLVLGSDGWKPFAKPATNPDAQKELDDAIQLFQQGKLPEAEKAFAGIAKNRKETPWGEKAQFYLAETQYQRKSYVASHESFERLIADYPGTQYLDKLVSREYAIAQIWLSQSDPKAKPETKMPWYSHFNGQQPLIDTRGTGLKALEHVRHHDPTGALADDSVMQIADYHMASEDYESAAVYYDQLISDHPKSPFLQKAQLAAIDSRMKGYIGPEYDGEGLEKARELVKQTMASFPDRQADTEHLYHTLDLINDQEAERTYKVGAYYKKIGKVASAEFYFGKIPQRWPNSPWTVKAKVELAQLAKMPRKATLPSKILTQPGANDPYYSAGGGQMGGMGGMGGMGGGMGGSPGGMM, from the coding sequence ATGAGAACCACGCCTCGGAATCTTGCTCCGCGTCGCGATTCGTCGCCGTCGAATGCGAGGCGGTTCGTGCTCCGAGCCGCCGCGCTGCGGTCGCTCGGCGCCCTGGCGGTCGTCGGCGGATTGAGCGGCTGCCAGAGCTTCAGCGTCCCCCTCGCCCAGTGGCGGTCGAGCTACGATTCGGGATTGGCCAAGAAGCTGACCAAGGACGAGCTCGCCGGCGCCAAGTCCGAGAAAATCGCCGACAGCAACTCGCTGCTCGAACGCTGGCTGCGGCCGATCGGGGCGCGGAGCTTGAAGAGCGATTCGTCGGGCGACGACGCCAAGCGCAACCCGTCGACCCTGGTCCTCGGGTCCGACGGCTGGAAGCCGTTCGCCAAGCCGGCGACGAATCCCGACGCCCAGAAAGAACTCGACGACGCGATCCAGCTCTTCCAGCAAGGCAAGCTGCCCGAGGCCGAGAAGGCCTTCGCGGGGATCGCCAAGAACCGCAAAGAAACCCCCTGGGGCGAGAAGGCCCAGTTCTACCTGGCCGAGACTCAGTACCAGCGCAAGAGCTACGTCGCCTCGCACGAGAGCTTCGAGCGCCTGATCGCCGATTACCCGGGCACCCAGTACCTCGACAAGCTGGTCAGCCGCGAGTACGCCATCGCCCAGATCTGGCTGTCGCAGAGCGATCCGAAAGCAAAGCCCGAGACGAAGATGCCCTGGTACTCGCACTTCAACGGCCAGCAACCGCTGATCGACACGCGAGGAACCGGCCTCAAGGCGCTCGAGCACGTCCGCCATCACGACCCGACCGGAGCCCTCGCCGACGACTCGGTCATGCAGATCGCCGATTACCATATGGCGAGCGAAGACTACGAGTCGGCGGCCGTCTATTACGACCAGTTGATAAGCGACCATCCCAAGAGCCCCTTCCTACAGAAGGCGCAGCTCGCCGCGATCGACTCGCGCATGAAGGGCTACATCGGACCCGAATACGACGGCGAAGGGCTCGAAAAAGCCCGCGAGCTGGTCAAGCAGACCATGGCGTCGTTCCCCGACCGCCAGGCCGACACCGAACACCTCTACCACACGCTCGACCTCATCAACGACCAGGAAGCCGAGCGGACCTACAAGGTCGGCGCGTACTACAAGAAGATCGGCAAGGTCGCATCCGCCGAGTTCTACTTCGGCAAGATCCCCCAGCGATGGCCCAACAGCCCCTGGACCGTCAAAGCCAAGGTCGAGCTGGCCCAGCTCGCCAAGATGCCTCGCAAGGCCACGCTCCCGAGCAAGATCCTGACTCAACCCGGTGCCAACGACCCCTACTACAGCGCCGGAGGCGGCCAGATGGGTGGCATGGGCGGAATGGGTGGCATGGGCGGCGGCATGGGCGGATCGCCTGGCGGCATGATGTAA
- a CDS encoding RNA polymerase sigma factor, which translates to MAGPTNLESEAWVREAVSRFEGPLLLYARRLLTDAESARDVVQDVFLRLCGQSRAEIDGHLAEWLFTVCRNRALDVLRKEHRMTRLQDEQVNRCLSPAPGPHDVAERHDLGARVLALLDTLPPNQREVIRLKFQNGFSYQEISRISGHSVSNVGYLIHAGIKTLRGRLFDGQPAEARA; encoded by the coding sequence ATGGCAGGTCCAACGAACCTCGAGAGCGAGGCCTGGGTGCGTGAGGCGGTGTCCCGATTCGAGGGGCCGCTCTTGCTCTACGCCCGCCGCCTTTTGACCGACGCCGAATCGGCTCGCGACGTGGTGCAAGACGTCTTTCTGCGTCTGTGCGGGCAGTCGCGCGCCGAGATCGACGGCCACCTCGCCGAGTGGTTGTTCACGGTCTGCCGCAACCGGGCTCTGGACGTCCTCCGGAAGGAGCATCGCATGACTCGGTTACAAGACGAACAGGTCAACCGCTGCCTGAGCCCCGCCCCCGGTCCGCACGACGTCGCCGAACGTCACGACCTGGGGGCGCGCGTGCTGGCGCTCCTCGACACCCTCCCCCCCAACCAGCGCGAGGTCATCCGTCTCAAATTTCAGAACGGGTTCTCTTACCAGGAGATCAGCCGGATCAGCGGCCACAGCGTGTCCAACGTCGGCTACCTGATTCACGCCGGGATCAAAACGCTTCGTGGCCGTCTCTTCGACGGTCAGCCGGCCGAGGCCAGAGCCTGA
- a CDS encoding glutamate-5-semialdehyde dehydrogenase, producing the protein MDVATQPKTRENDPAAAELEAGCRDLAARVKKASRAMALAGGAAKNAWLAASASALVARASEILEANARDVAAAPSLGLNAAAVDRLTLNTKRIGEMARSLTEIAAQADPIGEVVRSGRRPNGLEVTQVRVPLGVIFMIYESRPNVTVDAAAICVKSGNAAILRGGKEALHSNRALHRILADELARCGLPEHAVELVTTTDRAAVGHLLALPEFIDLAIPRGGESLIRRVVAEAKMPVMKHYQGICAVYVDQAADPEIATRIIVNAKAQRPGVCNAAETLLVHRAIAPTWLPKAAEALAAAGVELRGDAEAKAIVPSMTAATAEDWDTEFLDKILAVKVVDSIDDAIAHIGRHGSSHTETIVTRDLAAARKFVAEIDSSAVIVNASTRFNDGGQLGLGAEIGISTDKYHARGPCGLNELTSTKWIVYGDGQIRE; encoded by the coding sequence CTGGACGTGGCGACGCAACCCAAGACCCGCGAGAATGATCCGGCCGCCGCCGAGCTTGAGGCCGGCTGCCGCGATCTGGCCGCCCGGGTCAAAAAGGCGTCGCGAGCGATGGCCCTGGCCGGCGGCGCGGCCAAGAACGCCTGGCTCGCCGCGTCGGCCTCGGCCCTCGTCGCGCGGGCCTCTGAGATTCTCGAAGCCAACGCCCGCGACGTCGCGGCGGCCCCTTCACTGGGGCTCAACGCAGCGGCCGTCGATCGTCTGACGCTCAACACCAAGCGGATTGGCGAGATGGCCCGGAGCCTGACCGAGATCGCCGCTCAGGCCGACCCGATCGGCGAGGTGGTAAGGTCGGGCCGACGCCCCAACGGGCTCGAAGTCACCCAGGTCCGCGTTCCGCTCGGCGTGATCTTCATGATCTACGAGAGCCGGCCGAACGTGACCGTCGACGCCGCCGCGATCTGCGTCAAGAGCGGCAACGCCGCGATCCTCCGGGGCGGCAAGGAAGCGCTCCATTCCAACCGCGCGTTGCACCGGATTCTCGCCGATGAGCTGGCTCGGTGCGGCCTTCCCGAGCACGCGGTCGAACTCGTAACCACGACGGATCGCGCGGCGGTCGGCCATCTTCTGGCCCTCCCCGAGTTCATCGACCTGGCGATTCCGCGAGGCGGCGAGAGCCTCATCCGCCGCGTGGTCGCCGAGGCCAAGATGCCGGTCATGAAGCATTATCAGGGCATCTGCGCCGTGTACGTCGACCAGGCGGCCGATCCCGAGATCGCCACGCGGATCATCGTCAACGCCAAGGCCCAGCGCCCGGGCGTCTGCAACGCCGCCGAGACCCTGCTCGTCCACCGCGCGATCGCCCCGACCTGGCTTCCCAAGGCCGCCGAGGCGCTGGCGGCGGCCGGCGTCGAACTGCGGGGCGACGCTGAAGCGAAAGCCATCGTGCCGAGCATGACGGCGGCGACCGCCGAGGATTGGGACACCGAATTCCTCGACAAGATCCTCGCGGTCAAGGTCGTCGATTCGATCGACGACGCGATCGCGCACATCGGCCGTCACGGGTCGTCGCACACCGAGACGATCGTCACCCGCGACCTCGCCGCGGCCCGCAAGTTCGTCGCCGAGATCGACAGCTCGGCGGTGATCGTCAACGCCAGCACCCGGTTCAACGACGGCGGCCAGCTCGGCCTCGGCGCCGAGATCGGCATCAGCACCGACAAGTACCACGCCCGAGGCCCCTGCGGCCTCAACGAGCTGACCAGCACCAAGTGGATCGTCTACGGCGACGGCCAGATCCGCGAGTAA
- a CDS encoding DUF2961 domain-containing protein: MNLITLVPALAILLTAQDQPMPGPGPGYIPSGSPADLHDLVRLARLRDPRVRAMGFSSYDRKGGNYDGFNGTYSKLRVEDGNSVLAELDGPGVIQRIWTTHTSGEHAGLLDRKNEHIKIYLDGQAKPALDVPLETLFSGKHPHFPRPLVMEGSGGFVSYVPIPFRNGCKVVVEGQGVRFYQIGLVTLPSAEGVDTFVEQPSAPVLADLKAAKALWASPETYETQMLAKSLTAEYSVEGIARSEQVFGMPAGPATIQSIELEPSAGTADGWRSARLRMVWDQDASGEPGVDLPFDYAFGTLPDAIGFQSLLIGQRGGSWYNRFPMPYHRQASLRIDAEKPIKGKLRVRYRKGVDADAGYLRASYREALPTRPKEDFGWLKEEGRGHFAGVLMSTQGRAKLPYWLEGDDRFTIDGKLAIHGTGSEDFFNGGWYALEGRLNGPSAYPSHGFPIYRSPENEVWQAAAYRWNVADPVPFSISITAGIEHGGENQFEADYRAGVFWYSPNPSPTHRVP; this comes from the coding sequence ATGAACCTGATCACGCTCGTTCCCGCCCTGGCGATCCTCCTCACCGCCCAGGATCAGCCGATGCCGGGGCCCGGTCCAGGCTACATCCCCTCGGGCTCGCCCGCCGATCTTCACGACCTGGTCCGGCTCGCGCGGCTCCGCGACCCGAGGGTTCGCGCAATGGGCTTCAGCTCGTACGACCGCAAGGGGGGGAACTACGACGGTTTCAACGGCACGTACTCGAAGCTCCGCGTCGAGGATGGCAACTCCGTCCTGGCCGAACTCGACGGACCGGGCGTCATCCAGCGGATCTGGACCACGCACACCAGCGGTGAGCACGCGGGCCTGCTCGACCGCAAGAACGAACACATCAAGATCTACCTCGACGGCCAGGCCAAGCCCGCGCTCGACGTCCCGCTGGAGACTCTTTTTTCGGGCAAGCACCCGCACTTCCCCAGACCTCTGGTCATGGAAGGCTCGGGCGGATTCGTCTCGTACGTCCCGATCCCGTTCCGCAACGGATGCAAGGTCGTCGTCGAAGGGCAGGGCGTGCGGTTCTACCAGATCGGGCTCGTCACTCTCCCCAGCGCGGAGGGAGTCGATACGTTCGTCGAACAGCCGTCGGCCCCGGTGCTGGCTGACCTCAAGGCGGCGAAGGCGCTCTGGGCTTCGCCCGAGACCTACGAGACCCAGATGCTCGCCAAGTCGTTGACGGCCGAGTATTCCGTGGAAGGGATCGCCCGCAGCGAGCAGGTCTTCGGAATGCCCGCCGGCCCGGCGACGATCCAGTCGATCGAGCTTGAGCCGAGCGCCGGCACGGCCGACGGCTGGCGGTCGGCTCGACTGCGGATGGTCTGGGATCAAGACGCGAGCGGCGAGCCGGGCGTCGATCTTCCTTTCGACTACGCGTTCGGAACGCTGCCCGACGCCATCGGCTTTCAGTCGCTCCTGATCGGCCAGCGCGGTGGTTCGTGGTACAACCGCTTCCCGATGCCTTATCACCGCCAGGCCTCGTTGCGGATCGACGCCGAGAAGCCCATCAAGGGTAAGCTCCGGGTCCGCTACCGGAAGGGGGTCGACGCCGACGCGGGCTATCTGCGGGCCTCGTACCGCGAGGCGCTTCCCACCCGGCCGAAGGAGGATTTCGGCTGGCTCAAGGAGGAGGGTAGGGGGCATTTCGCTGGCGTGTTGATGTCGACTCAAGGCCGCGCCAAGCTGCCGTACTGGCTCGAAGGGGACGACCGGTTCACCATCGACGGCAAGCTGGCGATTCACGGCACCGGCTCGGAAGACTTCTTCAACGGCGGCTGGTACGCCCTGGAAGGCCGGCTCAACGGTCCCTCGGCGTATCCTTCGCACGGGTTCCCAATCTATCGGAGCCCCGAGAACGAGGTCTGGCAGGCTGCGGCGTACCGATGGAACGTCGCCGACCCGGTCCCGTTCTCGATTTCGATCACGGCGGGAATCGAGCACGGCGGCGAGAATCAGTTCGAGGCCGACTACCGCGCGGGGGTCTTCTGGTATTCGCCGAACCCGAGCCCGACGCATCGAGTTCCGTGA
- a CDS encoding VWA domain-containing protein, producing MNFDIDDPRLTAYALGELEESEKQDFERLLADRPDLRKAIDEIALTASLLSERLHDEQMHELAAHTDGLQAVAATLPSVQTPATPPRAALFQWPSREFLTSIAALFLFAMVGGALLLPATQSAREAARRAEGLAIARRAQADSAEGFVLRKHKSNSDKSPIAAEPMLAMRGGTKSATPVAPPGATMGGMMAGRQADAAKPPIDQRQALGRKLADQGPSDYYAFVTPEREAITLSSTPAPGQKDEPGQQVGFGGAKAQGDGNPNGQGRGQQQGQAEKAEGLAQKGDGQGQRGKIGEESQGQSVQLSVQNGNVGPVALDMKHQYAKQSMKESVTALAAAEPQSSLPGLAPLNQAMAPAAARVENESKFSALHDSAGDSAREAAGQPVAEFAELQDRNVMFANPRFDAVPENPFVLVGQEAVSTFSIDVDTASYSIVRRFLTQSNQLPPPDAVRIEEMINYFPYQDAPPAADSPDPFAVHVEVARCPWNASNRLARIGIMGRPIDQSARKPTNLVFLIDVSGSMDQPNKLPLVQWGLQRLVEQLGENDRIAIVVFAGAAGLVLPSTSCLNKAEIMSRIEQLRAGGSTNGGAGIQLAYDVAAQNFINNGLNRVVLATDGDFNQVMTDQAELVKLIQAKAQGPKQVFLTVLGFGMDNLKDGTLEKLADKGNGNYAFIDTPDEAFKVLVREMGSTLETIAKDVKIQVEFKPTKVKAYRLIGYENRVMPNEDFADDRKDAGEIGAGSHVTALYEIVPAAPLLPEAALNAKNLNNAAQSARADAESFVVNFRYKKPTEDKSTLIQRPVVDRGLDYREASDDFKFSSAVAGFGMLLRRSPSAGTLTFPGVVELATPSLARDPSGYRKEFVGLVKKAQELLAP from the coding sequence ATGAACTTCGACATCGACGACCCCCGGCTCACCGCCTACGCCTTAGGCGAACTCGAAGAGTCCGAGAAACAAGACTTCGAACGCCTGCTCGCGGACCGGCCGGACCTGCGCAAAGCCATCGACGAAATCGCCCTCACCGCCAGCCTGCTGTCGGAACGACTCCACGACGAGCAGATGCACGAACTCGCCGCTCACACCGACGGTCTCCAGGCGGTCGCGGCGACGCTTCCTTCCGTGCAGACTCCAGCCACGCCGCCCCGGGCCGCCCTCTTTCAGTGGCCGTCGCGTGAATTCCTCACTTCGATCGCCGCACTCTTCCTGTTCGCAATGGTCGGCGGCGCGCTCCTCCTGCCCGCCACGCAATCCGCCCGCGAAGCGGCGAGAAGGGCTGAGGGACTGGCTATAGCCCGGCGGGCCCAGGCCGACTCGGCCGAGGGCTTCGTCCTTCGGAAGCACAAGAGCAACTCTGACAAGAGCCCGATTGCAGCCGAGCCCATGCTGGCGATGCGTGGTGGAACGAAGTCCGCCACGCCCGTCGCGCCTCCCGGAGCAACGATGGGCGGGATGATGGCCGGCAGACAAGCCGATGCTGCTAAGCCGCCCATCGATCAGCGGCAAGCCCTCGGCCGGAAACTCGCCGATCAAGGCCCCAGCGACTACTACGCCTTTGTCACGCCCGAGAGGGAAGCCATCACACTTTCCAGCACGCCGGCCCCAGGACAGAAAGATGAGCCAGGCCAGCAGGTTGGCTTTGGAGGAGCCAAAGCTCAAGGTGACGGAAATCCGAACGGCCAGGGCCGGGGCCAACAGCAAGGCCAGGCCGAAAAGGCAGAAGGCTTGGCCCAGAAGGGGGATGGCCAGGGTCAGAGGGGCAAGATCGGCGAGGAGAGCCAAGGCCAATCCGTTCAACTGTCTGTACAGAACGGGAATGTCGGCCCGGTCGCCTTGGACATGAAACACCAGTATGCCAAGCAATCGATGAAGGAGAGCGTCACGGCTCTGGCTGCCGCCGAGCCCCAGTCGTCGCTTCCCGGTCTGGCACCGCTCAACCAGGCGATGGCGCCGGCCGCCGCTCGTGTTGAGAACGAATCGAAGTTCTCGGCCCTTCATGATTCTGCCGGCGATTCCGCCCGCGAGGCGGCAGGCCAGCCGGTAGCCGAATTCGCGGAGCTGCAGGACCGCAACGTGATGTTCGCGAATCCGAGGTTCGACGCCGTCCCGGAGAACCCGTTCGTGCTGGTCGGTCAGGAGGCCGTTTCGACCTTCTCGATCGACGTCGATACGGCGAGCTATTCGATCGTCCGCCGCTTCCTGACCCAGTCGAACCAGCTTCCTCCGCCCGACGCGGTTCGGATCGAGGAGATGATCAACTACTTCCCCTATCAGGACGCGCCGCCGGCCGCCGACAGCCCCGACCCGTTCGCGGTCCACGTCGAGGTCGCCCGCTGCCCCTGGAACGCTTCGAACCGGCTCGCCCGAATCGGGATCATGGGCAGGCCGATCGACCAGTCGGCCCGCAAGCCGACCAACCTCGTGTTCCTGATCGACGTCTCCGGTTCGATGGATCAGCCGAACAAGCTGCCTCTGGTTCAGTGGGGTCTGCAACGGCTCGTCGAACAGCTCGGCGAGAACGACCGGATCGCCATCGTGGTCTTCGCCGGGGCCGCCGGTCTGGTTCTTCCCTCGACTTCGTGCCTCAACAAGGCCGAGATCATGTCGCGGATCGAACAGCTCCGCGCCGGCGGCTCGACCAACGGCGGTGCGGGCATCCAGCTCGCGTATGACGTCGCCGCCCAGAACTTCATCAACAACGGCCTCAACCGCGTGGTACTGGCGACGGACGGCGATTTCAATCAGGTCATGACCGACCAGGCCGAGCTGGTCAAGTTGATCCAGGCCAAGGCGCAGGGGCCGAAGCAAGTCTTCCTGACTGTGCTCGGCTTCGGCATGGACAACCTCAAGGACGGCACGTTGGAGAAGCTGGCCGACAAGGGGAACGGCAATTACGCCTTCATCGACACCCCGGACGAAGCGTTCAAGGTTCTGGTCCGCGAGATGGGCTCGACGCTCGAAACGATCGCCAAGGATGTCAAGATCCAGGTCGAGTTCAAGCCGACCAAGGTCAAGGCGTACCGGCTGATTGGCTACGAGAACCGCGTGATGCCCAATGAAGACTTCGCCGACGACCGCAAGGACGCCGGGGAGATCGGCGCGGGGAGCCACGTGACGGCCCTTTACGAGATCGTCCCGGCCGCCCCTCTGTTGCCCGAGGCGGCTCTCAACGCCAAGAACCTGAACAACGCCGCGCAGTCGGCGCGGGCTGACGCCGAATCGTTCGTCGTCAACTTCCGCTACAAGAAGCCGACCGAGGACAAGAGCACCCTGATCCAGCGCCCGGTCGTCGACCGAGGGCTCGACTACCGTGAGGCCTCGGACGACTTCAAATTCTCCAGCGCCGTCGCCGGCTTCGGAATGCTGCTCCGTCGCTCGCCGTCCGCCGGCACGCTGACGTTCCCCGGCGTCGTGGAGCTGGCCACGCCCTCGCTGGCCCGCGACCCCTCGGGCTATCGCAAGGAGTTCGTGGGTCTTGTCAAGAAGGCCCAGGAGCTTCTCGCCCCCTGA